In Streptomyces sannanensis, the DNA window TGGAGGTCTGGGGCCAGTCCGTGCTCAGCGTCGGCGGCGTCGCCGTCGGCTTCACCGAGACCGCCAACGCCTATACCAAGGCGGACGCGGCGGCCCACCCCAAGCCGGGCAAGACGGCCGAGCAGCGCCCGCTGCCCACGGTCGTCGACAGGGCCCCGAACTTCGACTCGATACCCGACATCAAGTGGGGCGACGACGACGGCGGCGACGACATCCTGCGCGGCCTGATGGAAGGCATCCCCGAAATCGTCCGGGACGTCCTCCAGCCACTGTGCAAAAACGTGTTCCGAGTCGGAAGGGTGGCGGACGTCCACCCCTTCCCGCAGCAGCACTACCTCAACTCCCTGTGCCACAGCTGGATGAACGTCTCCATCATGGCGACGACAGGGGCGGACCAGCTCACCCAGGCCGTCGGCGCCATCACCAACCACCAACAGGCCGACTGGGAAGCCGCGATGCGGACCTTCTGCAGCGCCCTGTGGGGAGGGACGGCATGGGGACAACAGCGGCACGGCTACCAGTGGGCGCAGACCGCCAACTCCGGCCGGGGCACGCCCCGCGTCCCCACGGGCAGCGAGCCCGTCCTGGCCGTACTGAAGGACACGGCCGACGACATCGCCACCATCCTGCGCGAATACGCGGAGGCTGCCGTCGACCTCAACCGCGACGTCGCGGACGAGCTCCACCGCGCCATGTGGAAGGCCGCCAAGGAGATCCTCGAGGACCTCGCCAAGCCCAAGGACCCGAAGAGCATCCTCGGCACCGTCACCTCTGTGATCGGCAAGGGCGCGGGTTTGATCCTGTCGTTCGACGTCAAGACGGTGCTGAACATTGACACGGGCAAGCTGAACGGGATTGTCGACAAGTACACCGGCATCCTGGGAGGTCTGACCACGCGCATGGAGGCGCTGAAGGGGCCGCTGGACGAGGCATACCTGAGCGCCCCCAAGTTCGAGGCCGGCGTCGCGCGGGCGCACGGCTTCGGCGCACGGGCCTTGGAGGAGTTCAAGAGCTCGAAGGTCTGGCTGAAGGTCGACTCGAACGGCAAGTACGACCTGAACCTCGCCGCCAACGAGTACATGGCGGACGGCCATACCCTGGACAAGCACGTCGGCAAGACGGACGAGCAGCTCGCGCAGCGCTTGCGCGACCAGCAGTCGAACGGCCCGACGCAGGCCTGGCCGTACGGCAAGCCGAAGATCGGCAGCTCCTCCGCCTTCCCGAACTACCAGCGTGCGGAAGAACTGACCGAGTACAACCTCAACCAGAACAAGGCCGCCATCGAGGCGTGGATCAAGGGCCCGCCACCGCCGGCCGACGGCGAAGTCGAGCCGTTCTACTCGACGGCGCCCAACGGCGAGACCAGTGGCCGCAGCGTGAGCAAGCAGCCGGTGGACCCGAACCACCCGCTGTCCGGGTACAAGGAGGGCGGCCTGAAAGCCAAGGGGTACGACGTGAACGGCATCGACACCCGAATCCGGTACGACAGCAACCGGAACCCGCCGTTCACCGTCATGACGTCGATGCCCTACAAGCCCTAGAGCCCGCAGAGCCCGCAGAGCCCGTAAAGACCCGAGAAAGGTCCGCACCCCATGTCCGTCGACCAGAAGTCCTGGGAAGCCGCGGTACGCCATCTGTACGAGGACGCGTACCCGTACGACGCCACGGGCCCGCGCCGCCACGAGGACTGGGTCCTCGACGTCCTCGCTCTGATGGCCCGGGTCCCGGACCCGCGCGGCTGGGCCGGTCTCGACGACGCGGCGCAGGACCCGGAGCGCGAGGGGTTCCCCACGTTCCCGTTCGCCGTCCATCCCCCGGAGTACATCGCGGTGCGCCTCCAGGAGATCGACCGGGACAGCGCCGAGAACCTGCTGCTGGCCCTCACGGACGACAGGTGCACCCTGTCCAACCTGAGGCGCTTCACGGAGAGCGAGGAGGAACTGCGGG includes these proteins:
- a CDS encoding RNase A-like domain-containing protein, with product MAGPSTPAQSPGGGGAIDVKPSDLWVVSGRVATQQDFLMRAARNLLEELGKYPDAGGAGTEAQKFAQAYKKIGERWLEVWGQSVLSVGGVAVGFTETANAYTKADAAAHPKPGKTAEQRPLPTVVDRAPNFDSIPDIKWGDDDGGDDILRGLMEGIPEIVRDVLQPLCKNVFRVGRVADVHPFPQQHYLNSLCHSWMNVSIMATTGADQLTQAVGAITNHQQADWEAAMRTFCSALWGGTAWGQQRHGYQWAQTANSGRGTPRVPTGSEPVLAVLKDTADDIATILREYAEAAVDLNRDVADELHRAMWKAAKEILEDLAKPKDPKSILGTVTSVIGKGAGLILSFDVKTVLNIDTGKLNGIVDKYTGILGGLTTRMEALKGPLDEAYLSAPKFEAGVARAHGFGARALEEFKSSKVWLKVDSNGKYDLNLAANEYMADGHTLDKHVGKTDEQLAQRLRDQQSNGPTQAWPYGKPKIGSSSAFPNYQRAEELTEYNLNQNKAAIEAWIKGPPPPADGEVEPFYSTAPNGETSGRSVSKQPVDPNHPLSGYKEGGLKAKGYDVNGIDTRIRYDSNRNPPFTVMTSMPYKP